From a single Brassica oleracea var. oleracea cultivar TO1000 chromosome C5, BOL, whole genome shotgun sequence genomic region:
- the LOC106344075 gene encoding disease resistance protein RFL1-like, translating to MKILEAKRNDVLKFVKREEGRGLQRLSGVDVWLTAVRNIENEARETLMACTSELQGLSICDGCSRKLVARFFYGKEVVSLLEDVEELTGRKLTEDINALAVPPMRDVVGERDLQPIIVGQETLLEGAWSRLKDGRTQVMGLHGMGGVGKTTLLDQINNKFCGANDGVDIVIWVVVSKVKRNEKIQDEIAKKLGFFTEVDSWKQKTEAEKASSIRSSLKAKQFVLSKVELKDIGVPIPTKEKKCKIVFTTRSREVCARMGDTNPVEVSCLDTGKAWELFKEKVGENTLGRHRGIPDLARKVAGKCHGLPLALNVLGETMSSKDTIQEWRHAVKILTSNDAKFSGMDEIFPVLMYSYDSLKEKHVKSCFLYCSLFPEDFEIRKDILIEYWICERFIQENQSRENAFDEGYSIISSLLRACLLLEEQVDKVKVKMHDVVREMALWVASDLGEHDGRYTVQAGAGLRDIPEVGSWGPVRKMSLMNNEIQELSGSPCCPELTTLLLQENKLVTISSEFFRQMPRLLVLDLSRNTSFNGLPEKMSLVALRYLNLSDTHIERLPVGLQESRMLICLNLEFTRSIENVSGMISKFSRLRRLGLRNSYTKLDMSLLEELQLLKYLQVVTIGINSCLVAEKLSNYDRVVKCVKKLDYKDLQDESFRVLTLPTMDNLCDLKIEKCGMAEIKAEGAATSLWNRSPTSPSFLNLSTVFINYCNRLKDLTWLLFAPNLTILNVGHSNQIEYIISQEKATNGVAGTIIPFANIEHFSFYCVPMLKSIYWSALPFQCLKGIRIGGCPNLRKLSLDSESVANVDGFVIQCIERHWTNNIEWEDEATKLRFQASCP from the exons ATGAAGATACTGGAGGCAAAGCGAAATGATGTGCTGAAATTCGTGAAGAGGGAGGAAGGCAGAGGTTTACAAAGGCTTAGTGGAGTTGATGTATGGCTTACGGCTGTCAGGAACATTGAAAACGAGGCCCGTGAAACACTTATGGCTTGTACAAGTGAACTTCAAGGGTTGTCTATTTGTGATGGTTGTTCAAGAAAACTAGTAGCAAGGTTTTTTTATGGGAAAGAGGTTGTCTCGTTGTTGGAAGATGTCGAAGAGCTAACGGGTCGCAAATTAACTGAAGATATTAATGCTCTGGCTGTGCCACCTATGAGAGATGTGGTGGGGGAAAGAGATCTACAACCTATCATTGTTGGTCAGGAAACATTGCTCGAGGGTGCATGGAGCCGCCTCAAGGACGGCAGAACCCAGGTTATGGGTCTACATGGCATGGGGGGAGTGGGGAAAACAACTCTTCTTGACCAAATCAACAATAAGTTTTGTGGTGCAAATGATGGGGTTGACATAGTAATTTGGGTTGTTGTGTCTAAGGTCAAACGGAACGAGAAGATTCAAGATGAGATTGCTAAGAAACTTGGCTTTTTTACTGAAGTGGATTCATGGAAACAGAAAACAGAGGCCGAGAAAGCCTCTAGTATACGCAGTTCCTTGAAGGCCAAACAATTTGTGTTGAGCAAAGTGGAGTTAAAAGATATCGGTGTTCCAATTCCAACAAAGGAAAAAAAATGCAAAATTGTATTCACTACTCGTTCAAGAGAAGTATGTGCTCGCATGGGGGATACTAACCCAGTCGAAGTCAGTTGTCTAGACACCGGCAAAGCCTGGGAGTTGTTCAAGGAGAAAGTCGGGGAGAACACACTGGGACGCCACCGAGGCATTCCCGATCTCGCAAGAAAAGTGGCAGGAAAATGCCATGGCCTACCATTGGCACTCAATGTTCTTGGGGAGACCATGTCATCCAAGGACACAATACAAGAATGGCGCCACGCAGTTAAGATTTTGACTTCAAATGATGCAAAATTTTCTGGAATGGACGAGATTTTTCCAGTTTTGATGTATAGCTACGACAGCCTCAAGGAGAAGCATGTTAAGTCGTGTTTCCTATATTGCTCTCTGTTTCCAGAAGATTTTGAAATCAGAAAAGATATCTTAATTGAATATTGGATCTGTGAGCGTTTCATACAAGAAAATCAGAGTAGAGAAAACGCATTCGACGAAGGCTATAGTATCATCAGTTCTCTTCTCCGCGCATGTTTATTGTTGGAAGAACAAGTCGATAAAGTAAAAGTGAAAATGCATGATGTGGTTCGGGAGATGGCTCTGTGGGTAGCATCTGATCTTGGGGAGCATGATGGGCGATATACTGTGCAAGCCGGTGCTGGGTTACGTGATATACCGGAAGTTGGGAGTTGGGGGCCCGTGAGAAAGATGTCTTTGATGAACAATGAGATCCAAGAGTTATCTGGCAGTCCGTGCTGCCCTGAACTTACAACTCTGCTTCTCCAAGAAAACAAGCTGGTAACTATCTCAAGCGAATTCTTTCGACAGATGCCTAGGCTACTCGTCTTGGATCTCTCGCGAAATACCTCGTTCAATGGATTGCCAGAGAAAATGTCATTGGTCGCTTTGAGATACCTTAACTTGTCAGACACACATATAGAGCGACTGCCTGTTGGTTTACAGGAGTCGAGAATGCTAATATGTTTGAAT TTGGAATTCACGAGGAGCATTGAAAATGTTTCGGGGATGATATCCAAATTTTCGAGGTTGAGGAGATTGGGACTACGGAATTCCTACACGAAGCTAGACATGAGCTTATTGGAAGAGTTGCAGCTCTTGAAATATCTACAAGTTGTAACCATAGGTATAAACTCATGTTTGGTTGCGGAGAAATTGTCAAACTATGACAGGGTGGTGAAATGTGTTAAGAAGTTAGATTATAAGGACCTTCAGGATGAATCATTCAGAGTCTTGACTTTGCCGACTATGGACAACCTTTGTGACCTCAAGATAGAAAAGTGTGGAATGGCGGAGATAAAGGCAGAGGGAGCAGCAACTTCATTGTGGAACAGAAGTCCCACGAGTCCATCCTTCCTCAACCTTTCTACTGTCTTTATAAATTATTGCAACCGTCTCAAGGATTTGACGTGGCTGTTGTTCGCTCCCAACCTTACTATTCTTAACGTTGGTCATTCAAATCAAATAGAGTATATAATAAGCCAAGAGAAAGCTACAAATGGTGTGGCAGGTACCATCATTCCTTTTGCAAACATAGAACACTTTAGCTTCTATTGTGTACCAATGTTGAAGAGCATCTATTGGAGTGCTCTCCCTTTTCAATGCTTGAAAGGAATCAGGATAGGAGGGTGTCCAAACCTGAGAAAGCTTTCATTGGATTCTGAAAGTGTTGCCAATGTAGATGGATTTGTTATCCAGTGTATAGAGAGACATTGGACAAATAATATTGAATGGGAAGACGAAGCAACTAAACTCCGTTTCCAAGCTTCCTGCCCCTAG
- the LOC106294715 gene encoding probable disease resistance protein At1g12290 produces the protein MARQNNVWGRVEELERLESLNIDISSSSALEELFRADELAGCIKELCIRDVKEEAYKTLVLPTMERLSKLIIRSCDISEIEIGRTPWDIFLTRTRLRNLTSVIVTGCNGLKDLTWLLLVPNLTHLELQCLEKVEEIISEERVASSVTDEPKARGMNTPFQKLERLELINLPRLKRIYWSPLLFPCLKKIVVEKCPKLRKLPLSIKSCVGGGEELVINYRDDQWFKRVRWEDSH, from the coding sequence ATGGCAAGACAAAATAATGTGTGGGGGAGGGTCGAGGAGCTGGAACGACTTGAAAGCTTAAACATAGACATCTCCTCGAGTTCAGCTTTGGAGGAACTGTTCAGAGCTGATGAGTTGGCAGGTTGTATCAAAGAGTTATGCATAAGAGATGTTAAAGAAGAAGCATACAAAACACTTGTTTTGCCAACGATGGAGCGTCTCAGTAAGCTCATCATAAGGAGCTGTGATATATCTGAGATAGAGATTGGGAGGACGCCATGGGACATTTTTCTGACTAGGACAAGACTGAGAAACCTCACAAGTGTGATTGTAACTGGCTGCAATGGACTAAAGGATTTGACGTGGTTGTTGCTTGTTCCTAACCTTACTCATCTCGAGCTTCAGTGTTTGGAGAAGGTAGAAGAGATCATAAGCGAGGAGAGAGTTGCAAGTAGTGTAACAGATGAGCCGAAAGCGCGAGGTATGAATACTCCTTTTCAGAAGCTTGAGAGGCTTGAGTTGATCAACTTACCGAGGTTGAAGAGAATCTACTGGAGTCCTCTGCTCTTCCCTTGTTTGAAGAAGATTGTAGTAGAAAAGTGTCCAAAGCTGAGGAAGCTTCCACTCAGCATTAAGAGTTGTGTTGGTGGTGGTGAAGAACTTGTTATAAACTACAGAGATGATCAGTGGTTTAAAAGGGTTCGATGGGAAGATAGCCACTAA
- the LOC106344341 gene encoding probable disease resistance protein At1g12280 codes for MSQEELYSQPHRESCFSAEIHGRAKEAKRDDDGEARVNREEFTGSCRRLSQIQSTDIENLPDGLQKLKKLMHLYLERTCRLRSVVGISRLPLLSVLRLRSSKCLADLDTVNELKRMEHLEAVTIDISSASALEELLLYNKLAKSIQRLSIVEAKNNLVLSATDDLIDLTIRSCSTLKVEIKRSSSRRSFLNLSTVCISSCDGLKELTWLLFAPNLTVLELRG; via the exons ATGTCTCAAGAGGAGTTATATTCACAGCCTCACCGAGAATCTTGCTTCTCTGCAGAAATCCATGGGAGAGCTAAAGAGGCGAAGCGAGATGATGATGGTGAAGCAAGGGTTAACCGAGAAGAGTTCACTGGAAGTTGTCGAAGGCTTTCCCAAATCCAG TCGACAGATATAGAGAACTTGCCGGATGGTCTACAGAAGTTGAAGAAGCTAATGCATCTTTATCTGGAAAGGACTTGTCGGCTTAGGAGTGTTGTTGGGATTTCAAGACTGCCACTTCTGAGCGTGTTGAGATTGCGCTCTTCCAAGTGTTTGGCTGATCTTGACACAGTGAACGAGCTCAAGCGCATGGAACATTTAGAAGCTGTCACCATTGATATCTCCTCAGCCTCAGCCTTGGAGGAGCTCTTACTGTATAATAAGCTGGCAAAATCTATCCAACGACTCTCTATTGTTGAAGCAAAAAATAATCTGGTTTTGTCAGCTACGGATGATCTCATCGACCTCACCATAAGAAGTTGCTCAACGTTGAAGGTAGAGATAAAGAGGTCATCAAGCAGAAGAAGCTTTCTTAACCTATCAACTGTGTGTATAAGTAGCTGTGATGGTCTTAAGGAGTTGACCTGGTTATTGTTCGCTCCAAACCTTACTGTGCTTGAGCTCCGGGGTTAG